One genomic window of Pseudomonadota bacterium includes the following:
- a CDS encoding UvrD-helicase domain-containing protein: protein MSQGPADPRDPASEDAALRAEDARARELARSELVRPVVLEAGAGTGKTAVLVARVISWSVGAGWDRAARALEASGRGGAPRSDEAAVAARVLERTLAITFTERAAAEMELRVTEGLAELVGGRAPCGLRRALLVATAGSEAALARRAAALLAASDSLAVGTFHALCRALLARFPLAAGVHPAFAVDADGRRTAAVIEALLQARIPEAYGAAGDERWTALAALGLGPRQLAAALKVLVEGGVPVVALQGDDPYGPARVAEFCAQLLPPLQGLLAALHAHPVPATARVRGALQLAEDCLRLRDRVAAAPTLEALKESAEPLLSDAQRERLSRWASDEFSKSEQAWLAAGTVEVSAASARLGPLLDQLGRCDPQRLRTLIAVLGELLGELHQRLRAAGVVGFAQLLRDAHALLVEQPAVLAQIRAGLDQVLVDEFQDTDPLQVAIVERLALSASPAERPGLLVVGDAKQSIYGWRNADLAAYEDFVERVIAQRGVRCRLSLNFRSRADILAEVERAIAPVMRAERGLQPRFERLVCAAEEALARAQGEQDHRSAGEPAPAVEYWVSWELPAPSVGEGEGEGEGAGQATTAARGYELEANLLVRDLLTQRARAAAPQWGSVAVLLRTTTAQEVYLEALRRAGIPYVVERDRNFYRRREVIDAASLVRVVADPNDHVALVAWLRSPAVGVPDAALLPLWQEGLPGRVTALTAPDQAALEDLDQAITRAEAALPCGAPGIGAVAGHWATVLREALRGLAELRRALRLEPVDRFVERLRLLLGAEPLEAARFLGEQRLANLERFFRELEGQLLAGEGGLQGLLRALRSDVGARREAAEAPASEGSDGALRVMTIHKAKGLTFDTVYLLGLHARPGGGAGAQPDECAALGLRWEWRFAGAETLGFAGIRAQRERVAAAEAVRTLYVGMTRPRRRLVLAGCWPRPGERAQARLSHLDLLQARRAARPDLEALLRAAASGDPGAASCTDAAGVCWRLAGAHDAAAPVLGPVDAARAFPTAGELDEELRAGAVLRAAACRRMAQPFATVASAAAPGPAKASQQPPTPPPLDGVAAPIARAVGTVVHRALEALELDGDLSHAWSRQRARVAHYAAEVASPAELEAVLAQASALLERLAHSALLDRLRQLAGHVLGREVPVLLRPATGQTAGPAYVSGSIDLLYRDPSTGELVIVDYKTDRASDDRELAARVAHHRLQGHLYQQALMQALDLPSMPRLELWFLAADRIVAAG from the coding sequence ATGAGCCAAGGCCCTGCCGACCCTCGCGACCCCGCCTCGGAAGACGCTGCGCTGCGGGCGGAGGATGCGCGCGCCCGCGAGCTGGCGCGCAGCGAGCTCGTGCGCCCGGTGGTCCTCGAAGCGGGTGCTGGGACCGGAAAGACCGCCGTGCTCGTGGCGCGGGTGATCAGCTGGAGCGTCGGCGCCGGCTGGGATCGGGCCGCGCGCGCGCTGGAGGCTTCCGGCCGCGGCGGCGCGCCGAGGAGCGACGAGGCGGCCGTCGCCGCCCGGGTGCTCGAGCGCACGCTGGCGATCACCTTCACCGAGCGCGCCGCGGCCGAGATGGAGCTGCGCGTGACGGAGGGCCTCGCGGAGCTCGTGGGCGGGCGCGCCCCCTGTGGTCTCAGACGCGCCCTGCTGGTGGCGACCGCGGGGAGCGAGGCGGCGCTGGCGCGCCGCGCGGCGGCGCTCTTGGCGGCCAGCGACAGCCTGGCGGTCGGCACCTTTCACGCGCTCTGCCGCGCCCTGCTGGCCCGCTTCCCGCTGGCTGCCGGCGTGCATCCGGCCTTCGCGGTGGATGCTGATGGCCGGCGGACCGCTGCCGTGATCGAGGCCCTGCTGCAGGCCCGCATCCCCGAGGCCTATGGCGCGGCGGGCGACGAGCGTTGGACTGCGCTGGCCGCGCTCGGCCTCGGTCCCAGGCAGCTCGCCGCTGCCTTGAAGGTGCTGGTCGAGGGCGGCGTACCGGTCGTTGCGCTGCAGGGCGACGACCCCTACGGGCCGGCGCGCGTGGCCGAGTTCTGCGCGCAGCTGCTGCCGCCGCTCCAAGGCCTGCTCGCCGCCCTCCACGCGCATCCCGTTCCGGCCACCGCCCGGGTCCGGGGCGCGTTGCAGCTCGCCGAGGACTGCCTGCGACTGCGGGATCGGGTCGCCGCGGCGCCGACGCTCGAGGCCTTGAAAGAGAGCGCCGAGCCGCTGCTCAGCGACGCGCAGCGCGAGCGCCTGAGCCGCTGGGCGAGTGACGAGTTCAGCAAGAGCGAGCAGGCCTGGCTGGCCGCAGGGACGGTAGAGGTCAGCGCGGCCAGCGCCCGGCTCGGGCCGCTCCTCGATCAGCTCGGCCGCTGCGATCCGCAGCGCCTGCGGACCCTGATCGCCGTGCTCGGCGAGCTGCTGGGCGAGCTCCATCAGCGACTGCGCGCGGCGGGCGTCGTCGGCTTCGCGCAGCTCCTGCGCGACGCGCATGCCTTGCTCGTCGAGCAGCCGGCGGTGCTCGCGCAGATCCGCGCGGGGCTCGACCAGGTCCTGGTCGATGAGTTTCAGGATACGGATCCCTTGCAGGTCGCCATCGTCGAGCGCCTCGCGCTCAGCGCCTCGCCGGCCGAGCGTCCCGGACTGCTCGTTGTCGGCGACGCCAAACAGTCGATCTACGGCTGGCGCAATGCCGACCTCGCCGCCTATGAGGACTTCGTCGAGCGGGTGATCGCGCAGCGGGGCGTGCGTTGCCGACTCTCGCTCAACTTCCGCTCGCGCGCGGACATCCTCGCCGAGGTCGAGCGCGCGATCGCGCCGGTGATGCGCGCCGAGCGTGGGCTTCAGCCACGCTTCGAACGGCTGGTCTGTGCAGCGGAGGAGGCGCTGGCCCGAGCGCAGGGTGAGCAAGATCACCGCAGCGCGGGTGAGCCAGCGCCGGCGGTCGAGTACTGGGTTTCCTGGGAGCTGCCCGCGCCGTCGGTGGGCGAGGGCGAAGGCGAGGGCGAGGGCGCAGGCCAGGCGACGACGGCCGCGCGCGGCTACGAGCTCGAGGCCAACCTGCTGGTGCGCGATCTGCTCACGCAGCGCGCGCGCGCTGCGGCGCCGCAATGGGGATCGGTTGCCGTGCTCCTGCGCACGACGACGGCGCAGGAGGTCTATCTCGAGGCCTTGCGTCGAGCGGGCATCCCCTATGTCGTCGAGCGCGATCGCAATTTCTACCGCCGGCGCGAGGTTATCGACGCGGCGAGCCTGGTGCGGGTCGTGGCCGATCCGAACGACCATGTGGCGTTGGTGGCCTGGTTGCGCTCGCCGGCGGTCGGTGTGCCCGACGCGGCCCTCTTGCCCCTCTGGCAAGAGGGTTTGCCGGGGCGGGTGACGGCGCTGACGGCGCCCGATCAGGCCGCCCTCGAGGATCTGGACCAGGCCATCACCCGCGCCGAAGCCGCGCTGCCCTGCGGCGCGCCCGGGATCGGCGCGGTGGCCGGCCATTGGGCCACCGTGCTGCGGGAGGCCCTGCGCGGCCTCGCCGAGCTGCGTCGGGCGCTGCGCCTGGAGCCGGTCGATCGCTTCGTCGAGCGCCTGCGCCTGCTGCTCGGCGCCGAGCCGTTGGAGGCCGCGCGCTTCCTCGGGGAGCAGCGGTTGGCCAATCTCGAACGCTTCTTTCGCGAGCTGGAGGGGCAGCTGCTCGCGGGGGAGGGCGGACTGCAAGGGCTGCTGCGCGCGCTGCGCAGCGATGTGGGTGCGCGGCGCGAGGCGGCCGAGGCGCCGGCCAGCGAGGGCAGCGACGGGGCGCTGCGCGTGATGACGATTCACAAGGCGAAGGGGCTGACCTTCGATACCGTCTATCTGCTGGGCCTGCATGCGCGGCCGGGCGGGGGCGCCGGGGCCCAGCCCGACGAATGCGCCGCCCTCGGCCTGCGCTGGGAGTGGCGCTTCGCCGGCGCCGAGACCTTGGGCTTCGCGGGGATCCGCGCGCAGCGGGAGCGGGTCGCGGCGGCCGAGGCTGTGCGCACGCTCTACGTGGGCATGACGCGACCGCGCCGGCGGCTGGTTTTGGCCGGCTGCTGGCCCAGGCCAGGCGAACGGGCGCAGGCGCGCCTCTCGCATCTCGATCTGCTGCAGGCGCGGCGCGCGGCTCGTCCCGACCTGGAGGCGTTGCTGCGCGCGGCTGCGAGCGGTGATCCGGGGGCGGCGAGCTGCACCGACGCGGCCGGCGTCTGCTGGCGGCTGGCCGGCGCCCACGACGCGGCCGCGCCCGTCCTCGGCCCGGTCGACGCGGCGCGGGCCTTCCCCACGGCGGGCGAGCTGGACGAGGAGCTTCGCGCCGGTGCGGTGCTACGCGCGGCAGCCTGCCGGAGGATGGCTCAGCCCTTCGCGACGGTGGCCTCGGCGGCGGCGCCGGGCCCCGCCAAGGCGTCGCAGCAGCCACCCACGCCACCGCCGCTCGACGGCGTTGCGGCGCCCATCGCGCGCGCGGTGGGCACGGTGGTCCATCGCGCGCTCGAGGCGTTGGAGCTCGACGGTGATTTGTCACACGCCTGGAGTCGGCAACGCGCGCGTGTCGCGCACTACGCTGCCGAGGTCGCGAGCCCCGCCGAGCTCGAGGCCGTGCTGGCGCAGGCATCGGCGCTGCTCGAGCGTCTGGCCCACTCCGCGTTGCTCGACCGCCTGCGGCAGCTCGCCGGCCACGTCCTCGGTCGTGAGGTGCCTGTCCTGCTGCGGCCCGCGACGGGCCAGACGGCAGGACCCGCCTACGTCAGCGGCAGCATCGATCTGCTCTATCGCGACCCGAGCACGGGCGAGCTGGTCATCGTCGATTACAAGACCGATCGCGCGAGCGATGATCGCGAACTCGCCGCGCGCGTGGCGCACCACCGGCTGCAGGGGCACCTCTATCAGCAGGCGCTGATGCAGGCGCTGGACCTCCCGAGCATGCCGCGCCTCGAGCTATGGTTCCTCGCGGCCGATCGCATCGTGGCCGCAGGCTGA